A window of Agrobacterium tumefaciens contains these coding sequences:
- a CDS encoding IclR family transcriptional regulator — MDAHRLDELSSRSLPDATESTQAQAAKRSRVSGIDRALQVIDYLYETGSPAGGYAIAKAIKAPLSTVYVIIDDLVEKNMLARNADGNIWLGSRLYHYGLAYARSLDFMGVATHEMHDLCRHAGETVQLCGRDGDHMLVLAMADGPSHFQVASRVGTRIPLNWTASGRLLVGHLPEAERLELFRRCARSSPTGRAEINPETLSQSAATAFHDRLSIQVAESDYAVACIASPICDNRGECVATISIVLPEQKVLADENHYTEQVRVSAERIEKLMGWRNH, encoded by the coding sequence TTGGACGCCCATAGACTGGACGAATTGTCTTCAAGAAGTCTCCCCGATGCCACTGAGAGCACGCAGGCGCAGGCAGCCAAGCGCTCGCGCGTCAGCGGCATCGACCGCGCTCTTCAGGTGATTGATTATCTTTACGAAACCGGCTCTCCCGCCGGGGGTTACGCTATTGCCAAGGCAATCAAGGCGCCGCTTTCCACCGTTTACGTAATCATCGACGATCTCGTCGAAAAAAACATGCTTGCCCGCAATGCCGACGGCAACATCTGGCTTGGCTCGCGACTTTACCACTATGGCCTCGCCTATGCCCGCTCTCTCGATTTCATGGGCGTTGCCACGCACGAAATGCACGACCTCTGCCGCCATGCGGGTGAAACTGTGCAGCTTTGCGGCCGCGATGGCGACCATATGCTCGTACTCGCCATGGCGGATGGGCCGAGCCATTTTCAGGTTGCGTCCCGCGTCGGCACCCGTATTCCCTTGAACTGGACGGCATCCGGCCGTCTGCTGGTCGGTCATCTTCCCGAGGCAGAGCGCCTGGAGCTTTTCCGCCGTTGCGCCCGCTCCTCGCCGACCGGCCGCGCGGAGATCAATCCAGAAACGCTTTCCCAGTCTGCGGCAACCGCATTTCATGACAGACTGTCGATACAGGTCGCCGAATCCGATTACGCCGTGGCCTGCATCGCGTCGCCGATCTGTGACAACCGGGGCGAATGCGTCGCGACCATTTCCATCGTGCTGCCGGAGCAAAAGGTGCTGGCCGACGAGAACCATTATACCGAACAGGTCAGGGTTTCGGCCGAACGGATCGAAAAGCTGATGGGCTGGCGTAACCATTAA
- a CDS encoding aminotransferase class V-fold PLP-dependent enzyme, with translation MTEDIRNRIGLRPVINVSGTMTSLGASIVVPEAVEAMAAILPQFVEVNDLQRKASAVIARLTGGEAGFVTASCSSGISLAVAGAITGNNLLAIEKLPDITPEKNEVLVQMGHVVSYGAPVDQAIRLGGGKVVLIGQATSTHRYHMEHAISEKTAAAVYVVSHHVVDYGLLHLSEFVEIAHARGVPVIVDAASEYDLKLFLATGADVVLYSGHKFLGGPTSGIVAGKKELVRHAFLQNMGIGRGMKVGKESIYGVMAALEAWEKRDHAGIRERETGYLNLWKQTLDGRPGVTPLIEPDPTNNPLERLRVIINAEEAHISAWDLTTALAQGNPPIITRDHEVEHHYFHLDPCNLHPGQETIVAARLAEELDKARASNEVITTPFEDRSRHRFDGMLRWPE, from the coding sequence ATGACCGAGGATATCAGGAACAGGATCGGGCTTCGACCGGTCATCAACGTCTCGGGTACGATGACTTCACTTGGCGCATCCATCGTTGTTCCGGAAGCCGTCGAGGCGATGGCGGCGATCCTGCCGCAATTTGTCGAGGTAAACGACCTGCAGCGCAAGGCAAGTGCCGTGATAGCGCGACTGACGGGCGGCGAGGCGGGCTTCGTCACGGCCTCCTGCTCCTCCGGCATCAGCCTTGCGGTGGCGGGCGCCATTACCGGCAACAATCTGCTGGCGATTGAGAAACTGCCCGATATCACGCCGGAAAAGAACGAAGTGCTTGTGCAGATGGGGCATGTGGTTAGCTACGGCGCGCCAGTGGATCAGGCGATCCGTCTTGGCGGCGGCAAGGTCGTGCTGATCGGACAGGCGACATCGACCCATCGTTACCATATGGAACATGCCATCAGCGAAAAGACGGCTGCGGCTGTCTACGTCGTTTCGCATCATGTGGTTGATTACGGCCTGCTGCATCTGTCGGAGTTCGTTGAGATCGCCCATGCCAGGGGGGTGCCCGTGATCGTCGATGCAGCGTCTGAATATGATCTGAAACTCTTTTTGGCGACGGGCGCGGATGTCGTGCTCTATTCCGGCCACAAGTTTCTTGGCGGCCCCACCTCTGGCATCGTTGCGGGCAAGAAGGAGTTGGTTCGCCATGCTTTCCTGCAGAATATGGGTATCGGCCGCGGCATGAAGGTCGGCAAGGAAAGCATCTATGGCGTAATGGCGGCGCTCGAGGCCTGGGAAAAGCGGGACCATGCCGGCATTCGCGAGCGGGAGACTGGCTATCTCAACCTCTGGAAACAGACACTGGACGGACGCCCCGGCGTGACGCCGCTGATCGAGCCCGACCCAACCAATAACCCGCTCGAGCGCTTGCGTGTCATCATCAACGCCGAGGAAGCGCACATTTCCGCCTGGGATCTGACGACGGCGCTGGCGCAGGGCAACCCTCCCATCATCACCCGTGACCATGAGGTGGAGCATCATTATTTCCATCTCGACCCGTGCAATCTGCATCCCGGTCAGGAAACCATCGTGGCCGCGCGTCTGGCGGAGGAACTGGACAAGGCGCGCGCCTCCAACGAGGTAATCACCACACCGTTCGAGGACCGCAGCCGCCACCGTTTCGACGGCATGTTGCGCTGGCCGGAGTAA
- a CDS encoding RidA family protein: protein MKQSSLSAEGLSPYDRLAALGISLPPPPPPIANFVTHVVEGNMLYLSGQGPREEDGHLYAGKVGADIGLEEAYHHARLTGINLLAVMHAALGDLSRVKKVVKLLGMVNAVSDFRDHPSVINGCSDLFIDVFGDAGQHARSAVGFGSLPGNITVEIEAIVALKG, encoded by the coding sequence GTGAAACAGTCTTCACTTAGCGCCGAGGGTCTTTCGCCCTATGACCGGCTTGCCGCGCTCGGCATCTCGCTGCCGCCACCGCCGCCGCCGATTGCCAATTTCGTCACGCATGTGGTGGAAGGCAACATGTTGTATCTCTCGGGGCAGGGGCCTCGTGAGGAGGATGGCCATCTTTACGCGGGAAAAGTGGGGGCCGATATCGGGCTCGAGGAGGCTTATCATCACGCCCGCCTCACCGGCATCAATCTTCTGGCGGTCATGCATGCGGCGCTGGGAGATCTGTCACGCGTCAAAAAGGTGGTGAAGCTGCTTGGCATGGTCAATGCCGTCAGCGACTTCAGGGATCACCCGAGCGTCATCAACGGCTGTTCCGACCTCTTTATCGACGTCTTCGGCGATGCCGGGCAGCATGCCCGCTCCGCCGTAGGGTTTGGGTCACTGCCGGGCAATATCACTGTCGAGATCGAAGCCATCGTGGCACTTAAGGGCTGA